Proteins from a genomic interval of Tenacibaculum sp. SZ-18:
- a CDS encoding helix-turn-helix domain-containing protein, whose protein sequence is MNIGSLITQLRKEQKLSREDLGSIVGTSGAVIGRYERNEIKPSVEIANKIAKALDVSLDFLVGNNSVIVKDKKILQRIEAITDMPTDEQQQIFNVIDALIRDYKAKKAYSS, encoded by the coding sequence ATGAATATAGGAAGTCTAATAACACAGTTACGTAAAGAACAAAAGTTATCTCGTGAAGATTTAGGAAGTATAGTAGGTACTTCTGGAGCTGTAATAGGAAGGTATGAACGTAATGAGATCAAACCATCTGTTGAGATAGCTAATAAAATTGCTAAAGCCTTAGATGTTTCTTTAGACTTTTTAGTGGGTAATAATTCTGTTATTGTGAAAGATAAAAAAATATTACAACGTATAGAGGCTATTACCGATATGCCTACTGACGAACAACAACAAATTTTTAATGTAATTGATGCTTTAATAAGAGATTATAAAGCTAAAAAAGCATATTCTTCTTAA
- a CDS encoding addiction module protein, with product MIINNKNIKLSLYHKTVAAMATIDLRNTVREYINTADVRLLKMIKALAESYQSDEQELSLTKEQYQIIDKRREAHLKGESKSFTWEQVKQNARNAAQ from the coding sequence ATGATTATAAACAATAAAAACATTAAATTATCTTTGTATCATAAAACAGTAGCAGCTATGGCAACAATAGATTTAAGGAATACAGTTAGAGAATATATAAATACGGCAGATGTAAGACTTTTAAAAATGATAAAAGCGCTAGCAGAAAGTTATCAAAGTGACGAGCAAGAATTATCCTTAACAAAGGAACAATATCAAATCATAGATAAGCGTAGAGAAGCTCATTTAAAAGGAGAAAGTAAATCTTTTACATGGGAACAAGTAAAACAAAATGCACGAAACGCTGCTCAATAA
- a CDS encoding helix-turn-helix domain-containing protein produces MDKIAVIIANLRKEKSWSQTDLANESKVSREMISKYERGIAIPSVDAAKKIADAFGVSLDYLVGEGINASFDKKTLQRLQAIEEMSSEFKTHLFSIIDSVIRDYKTQQAYK; encoded by the coding sequence GTGGATAAAATAGCAGTAATTATAGCTAACCTTAGAAAAGAAAAAAGTTGGTCGCAAACAGATTTAGCGAACGAGAGTAAAGTTTCTCGTGAGATGATTAGTAAGTATGAAAGAGGGATTGCAATTCCGTCTGTAGATGCTGCTAAAAAAATTGCTGATGCTTTTGGTGTATCGCTTGATTACTTAGTTGGCGAAGGTATAAATGCTTCTTTCGATAAAAAAACATTACAACGTTTACAAGCTATTGAAGAGATGTCTAGTGAGTTTAAAACTCACTTATTTTCTATTATTGATTCTGTTATTAGAGATTACAAAACACAACAAGCTTATAAATAA
- a CDS encoding type II toxin-antitoxin system RelE/ParE family toxin — protein MKYTLEVKEEANIEIMEAYLYYTEKRAGLGEEFLEHLELYFDRITSNPKHFPKKRKPYREAFIKRFPFLIIYEVSKKTIIVYSVFNTWQNPDKKKR, from the coding sequence ATGAAATACACTTTAGAGGTTAAAGAAGAAGCTAACATAGAAATTATGGAAGCTTATCTTTATTATACAGAAAAAAGAGCTGGTTTGGGAGAAGAGTTTTTAGAACACCTAGAACTTTACTTTGATAGAATTACTTCCAATCCGAAACACTTTCCTAAAAAGAGAAAACCGTATCGAGAAGCTTTTATAAAACGTTTTCCATTTTTGATTATCTATGAAGTTTCAAAGAAAACAATAATCGTTTACTCTGTATTTAATACTTGGCAAAATCCAGATAAGAAAAAGAGATAA
- a CDS encoding RHS repeat domain-containing protein gives MISDANKGITSIEYNHLNLPTKVSMGSIGKTGTTLTGTIDYVYDATGVKLSKKVTELIGSRPPAIITQYAGNHIYENGNLQFFNHAEGYTQPVIASGSTAISSFDYVYQYKDHLGNIRLSYTDVNGDGVITASTEIIEEKNYYPFGLQHKGYNSDYSGIGNSTAEKFSFGGKELNQELGLEWHDFGARNYDASLGRWMNIDPLAEQMRRHSPYNYAFNNPIYFIDPDGMAPMDWYENKRTGEVTWFDGDGEQAGYNYLGYHFTETDVDGTRTQYNGDTKTKTVRGEVVKNYEPAEIKDKKESSIFGVTHTVKHKEVVGKYNGQWGDELEISESRSKTVGDSGIFNMNLTTTLDENGTVKDNDIGFSVNLSLGDFKLKADVKSLKVSTQVNFGEKGLKSQVGLEKTGRPSITASLSKTIGGLSNSISSTYKPGGGGAMILTGAIISATVPGAAPAMVRALPALGL, from the coding sequence ATGATATCCGATGCTAACAAAGGTATCACTAGTATTGAATACAATCATTTGAATTTACCAACAAAAGTTAGTATGGGAAGTATTGGTAAAACAGGTACAACACTTACGGGTACCATTGATTATGTATACGATGCAACTGGAGTAAAACTTTCTAAAAAAGTAACAGAACTAATTGGTTCAAGACCTCCAGCTATCATAACACAATACGCTGGTAATCACATTTACGAAAATGGAAATTTACAATTCTTCAACCACGCAGAAGGGTACACACAACCTGTCATTGCGAGCGGTAGCACGGCAATCTCATCATTTGATTACGTTTACCAATACAAAGACCATTTAGGAAACATCCGTTTATCATATACCGATGTAAATGGTGATGGTGTAATTACTGCCAGTACTGAAATTATTGAAGAAAAGAATTATTATCCTTTTGGACTACAACACAAAGGGTATAATAGTGATTATTCTGGGATTGGGAATTCAACTGCGGAGAAGTTTAGTTTTGGAGGAAAAGAGTTGAACCAAGAGCTCGGACTAGAGTGGCACGACTTCGGTGCTAGAAACTACGATGCATCACTAGGAAGATGGATGAATATTGATCCTTTAGCTGAGCAAATGCGTAGGCATTCTCCATATAATTATGCATTTAACAATCCTATTTATTTTATTGATCCTGATGGTATGGCACCAATGGATTGGTATGAAAATAAAAGAACAGGAGAAGTAACATGGTTTGATGGTGATGGAGAACAAGCGGGGTATAATTATTTAGGTTATCATTTCACAGAAACCGATGTAGATGGTACAAGAACACAATATAATGGTGATACTAAAACAAAAACTGTAAGAGGAGAGGTTGTCAAAAATTATGAGCCTGCTGAAATAAAAGACAAAAAAGAAAGCAGTATTTTTGGTGTAACGCATACTGTCAAGCATAAGGAAGTAGTTGGAAAATATAATGGGCAATGGGGAGATGAATTAGAAATTTCTGAATCTAGAAGTAAAACAGTTGGAGATAGTGGAATTTTTAATATGAATCTTACTACAACTTTGGATGAAAATGGAACAGTAAAAGATAATGATATAGGATTTAGTGTGAACCTTAGTTTAGGAGACTTTAAACTTAAAGCAGACGTAAAAAGCCTTAAAGTTTCAACTCAAGTAAATTTTGGGGAAAAAGGCTTAAAGTCACAAGTAGGTTTAGAGAAAACTGGTAGACCAAGTATTACAGCATCACTAAGTAAAACTATAGGAGGTTTAAGTAACAGTATTTCATCGACATACAAACCTGGAGGAGGAGGAGCTATGATATTAACTGGTGCAATAATATCAGCTACAGTGCCTGGTGCAGCACCTGCTATGGTAAGAGCTTTACCAGCTTTAGGATTGTAG
- a CDS encoding RHS repeat domain-containing protein — protein sequence MKKRVCGEKKRVNYYPFGLQHKGYNNTVNSIGNSKAGKYGFTGKEHQDELGLDWIDITARNYDAAIGRWMNLDPLAEEMRRHSPYNYGFDNPVFWIDPDGMSPCPPDVECDQTESNIEKVNKTVEKVKHEVSTIVSNAFDWVSEHFVLEGSGTINLGVALGAKSKIGGLAKVNTSLNVASFKLASFKVDLTDVTNLDAHDAYLIGDEGTADISHGASLTVGTTEKPLIGGDYNVSYTTDGDGNTTNYDESGNLYFINPLIETESIENAEGPVSAPKKGPSSSIKGGKKGKFYGLDLGVGAQVFLGVSINLKIGFNL from the coding sequence CTGAAAAAAAGGGTATGCGGAGAAAAAAAACGCGTTAATTACTATCCTTTTGGACTACAACATAAAGGGTACAATAACACGGTAAATTCAATAGGAAACTCTAAGGCTGGGAAATATGGGTTTACAGGAAAAGAACACCAAGATGAACTTGGACTCGATTGGATAGATATTACAGCTCGTAATTATGATGCTGCTATTGGACGTTGGATGAACCTTGACCCTCTTGCTGAAGAAATGCGTAGACATTCACCGTATAATTATGGTTTTGACAATCCAGTTTTTTGGATAGATCCTGATGGTATGTCTCCTTGTCCCCCAGATGTAGAGTGTGACCAGACCGAAAGTAATATTGAAAAAGTAAATAAAACTGTAGAAAAAGTTAAACATGAAGTTTCGACTATCGTTTCTAATGCATTTGATTGGGTTTCTGAACATTTTGTTTTAGAAGGATCAGGTACAATTAATTTAGGAGTTGCGTTAGGAGCAAAATCAAAAATTGGTGGCCTTGCAAAGGTAAATACTAGCTTAAATGTTGCTTCTTTTAAGTTAGCCTCTTTTAAAGTAGATTTGACAGATGTAACGAATTTAGATGCACACGATGCTTATTTAATTGGTGATGAAGGTACTGCTGATATAAGTCATGGTGCTTCGCTAACTGTTGGTACTACTGAAAAGCCTTTAATAGGTGGAGATTATAATGTATCTTATACAACTGATGGTGATGGTAATACTACAAATTATGATGAGTCTGGAAATTTATATTTTATTAATCCATTAATCGAAACAGAATCAATTGAGAATGCTGAAGGGCCAGTTAGTGCTCCAAAAAAAGGACCCTCTTCTTCCATAAAAGGAGGTAAAAAAGGCAAGTTTTATGGTTTAGATTTAGGGGTTGGAGCTCAAGTGTTTTTGGGAGTTAGTATAAATTTAAAAATAGGTTTTAATCTTTAA
- a CDS encoding toxin-antitoxin system YwqK family antitoxin, with protein sequence MKKVLSIVLLFSISILDAQNKKQVVSHYSNIKEEFYDDGKIKKKVQLKNGKEHGLYFEYYRNQIPSKTGVKINNKKNGLWKEFDKRGKIISAYHFFKGKLIYNLDVEDFDYLRYFIDNKDLEISIPRKWEVIENFKSKKVLLSIRKKCIKQLAFCPSVTITKDSPYSDQKKILHYLQENTNALKLKFQNYKLIKERSYHVGDNLYHEIIYIGSIKGVNLGGVTTWIFNKKKTYIITGLALNEKNNSFLKSEGLLRDLTNEIKVN encoded by the coding sequence ATGAAAAAAGTTTTAAGTATTGTCCTATTATTTAGTATTAGTATTTTGGATGCACAAAATAAAAAGCAAGTTGTTTCTCATTATTCAAATATTAAGGAAGAATTTTACGATGATGGAAAAATAAAGAAAAAAGTACAATTAAAAAACGGTAAAGAACATGGATTATATTTTGAATATTATAGAAATCAAATACCGTCAAAAACAGGTGTAAAAATAAATAATAAAAAAAATGGTTTATGGAAAGAGTTTGATAAAAGAGGTAAAATCATTTCGGCCTACCATTTTTTTAAAGGTAAATTGATTTATAATTTAGATGTAGAAGATTTTGATTATCTCAGGTATTTTATAGATAACAAAGATTTAGAAATTAGTATTCCAAGAAAATGGGAAGTTATAGAAAATTTTAAATCTAAAAAGGTTTTATTATCTATTAGAAAAAAGTGTATTAAACAACTAGCTTTTTGCCCGAGTGTTACAATTACTAAAGATTCACCTTATTCAGATCAGAAAAAGATATTACATTATTTACAAGAAAATACTAATGCTCTAAAACTAAAATTTCAAAACTATAAGTTAATTAAAGAAAGAAGTTATCATGTTGGAGATAACTTATATCATGAAATAATTTATATTGGATCGATTAAAGGAGTTAATTTGGGAGGAGTTACAACTTGGATATTCAATAAGAAAAAAACGTATATAATTACAGGTTTAGCATTAAATGAAAAAAACAATTCCTTTTTAAAAAGCGAAGGATTACTTCGAGATTTAACAAATGAAATAAAAGTAAACTAA
- a CDS encoding tyrosine-type recombinase/integrase codes for MNFRKYLEDNKYSKSTITVHLLRVKRYTDWLEWYGKHSVEIQYNELLQYVKYLQEKKQYQRASINNELRAVKLYYDYLIEEKHTMYNPAENIVIRGKYIKVIKETLTEEELEDLYYSYNIDHHDTFFKATKLRDKVVLGLMLFQGLTAIEIYSLQEYHLQLQKGIIEIPRTRRSNPRTHKLQPLQMLTILEYINTTRNYLTNRIQTSNNEQLIYGSSHQINAITGRIIKKLKRYNNKVTSYSQLRSSIIINWLQHYNLRKVQYLAGHRYISSTEKYVQDNLEKLHDIVNTYHPIN; via the coding sequence ATGAATTTTAGAAAGTATTTAGAAGATAACAAGTATAGTAAATCAACAATAACAGTACATTTATTAAGAGTAAAAAGATACACAGATTGGTTAGAATGGTATGGTAAACATAGTGTAGAAATACAGTACAATGAGTTGTTACAATATGTGAAATATTTACAGGAAAAGAAGCAATATCAAAGAGCGTCAATCAATAATGAATTACGTGCAGTAAAACTGTATTACGATTATCTTATCGAGGAAAAACACACAATGTACAATCCAGCAGAAAATATAGTTATAAGAGGAAAGTATATTAAAGTTATAAAAGAAACACTAACAGAAGAAGAATTAGAAGATTTATATTATAGTTACAATATAGATCATCACGATACATTTTTTAAAGCTACCAAATTAAGAGATAAAGTAGTATTAGGTTTAATGTTGTTTCAAGGATTAACAGCAATAGAAATTTATAGTTTACAGGAATATCATTTACAATTACAAAAAGGTATTATAGAAATCCCAAGAACAAGAAGAAGCAATCCAAGAACTCACAAACTACAACCTTTACAAATGTTGACAATATTAGAGTATATAAATACAACAAGAAATTATTTAACCAATCGAATACAAACAAGTAATAATGAACAATTAATTTATGGAAGTAGTCATCAAATAAATGCTATCACAGGAAGAATTATAAAAAAGTTAAAAAGATATAATAATAAAGTTACTAGTTACTCACAACTAAGAAGTAGTATTATAATCAATTGGTTACAACATTATAATTTACGAAAAGTACAATACTTAGCAGGACATAGATATATTAGTTCTACAGAAAAATATGTACAAGATAATTTAGAGAAGCTACACGATATTGTAAATACGTATCATCCGATTAATTAA
- a CDS encoding tyrosine-type recombinase/integrase: MKKLKLTNHSYKVVLQSFKEWLSILGYSTSTIYHSPIYLQEFFYWLESKSINDIRSIRREDITNYYSYLKQRPNESYGGALSKASLNSHIGALKQLNEYLKKHQSKGLSIHLRFEKTEKLCSTDIVTQSEIKELFKATAYSSRVEHICLRDKAMLVVLYSCGLRRNEAVQLNLNDVLFDKERILVRKGKNYKERYVPLNLYNLDILEQYIYESRPQFYNSKAHEALFINQQGGRMGGQSFKLRLRAILKATNNKELQEKKITPHKLRHSIATHLLEQGAAIESVSQFLGHGSLESTQVYTHLLKEISI, translated from the coding sequence ATGAAAAAATTAAAGTTAACAAATCATAGCTATAAGGTAGTATTACAAAGTTTTAAAGAATGGTTATCTATCTTAGGTTACAGCACTAGTACAATTTATCACTCACCTATTTACTTACAAGAATTTTTTTATTGGTTAGAAAGTAAAAGTATTAATGATATAAGAAGCATAAGAAGAGAAGATATTACAAATTATTATAGCTACTTAAAACAAAGACCTAATGAGAGTTATGGAGGAGCATTAAGTAAAGCAAGTTTAAATAGTCATATTGGAGCATTAAAACAACTTAATGAGTATTTAAAGAAACATCAAAGTAAAGGACTATCAATACACTTACGTTTTGAAAAAACAGAAAAGTTATGTAGTACAGATATTGTTACGCAATCCGAAATAAAAGAACTTTTTAAAGCAACGGCATATAGCAGTAGAGTAGAACATATATGTTTGCGAGATAAAGCAATGTTAGTGGTGTTGTATAGTTGTGGATTAAGAAGGAATGAAGCAGTACAATTAAACTTAAATGATGTGCTTTTTGATAAAGAACGAATCTTAGTAAGAAAAGGTAAAAATTATAAAGAGCGTTATGTACCATTAAATTTGTATAACCTGGATATTTTAGAACAGTACATTTACGAATCTCGTCCACAGTTCTATAACTCAAAAGCTCATGAAGCTTTATTTATCAATCAGCAAGGAGGTAGAATGGGAGGACAAAGCTTTAAACTTCGTTTAAGAGCAATATTAAAAGCAACTAATAATAAAGAATTACAGGAAAAGAAAATCACACCGCATAAATTACGTCACAGTATCGCTACTCATTTATTAGAACAAGGTGCAGCTATAGAATCTGTTAGTCAGTTCTTAGGTCATGGTTCTTTAGAATCTACTCAAGTGTACACACATTTATTAAAAGAAATTAGTATATGA
- a CDS encoding tyrosine-type recombinase/integrase, which translates to MNFRKYLEDNKYSKSTITVHLLRVKRYTDWLEWYGKHSVEIQYNELLQYVKYLQEKKQYQRASINNELRAVKLYYDYLIEEKHTMYNPAENIVIRGKYIKVIKETLTEEELEDLYYSYNIDHHDTFFKATKLRDKVVLGLMLFQGLTAIEIYSLQEYHLQLQKGIIEIPRTRRSNPRTHKLQSLQMLTILEYINTTRNYLAKRIQTSNNEQLIYGSSHQINAITGRIIKKLKVYNNKVISYSQIRSSIIINWLQHYNLRKVQYLAGHRYISSTEKYVQDNLESLHEIVNNFHPIN; encoded by the coding sequence ATGAATTTTAGAAAGTATTTAGAAGATAATAAGTATAGTAAATCAACAATAACAGTACATTTATTACGTGTAAAAAGATACACAGATTGGCTAGAATGGTATGGTAAACATAGTGTAGAAATACAGTATAATGAGTTGTTACAATATGTAAAATATTTACAAGAAAAGAAGCAATATCAAAGAGCATCAATCAATAATGAGCTACGCGCAGTAAAATTGTATTACGATTATCTTATCGAGGAAAAACACACAATGTACAATCCAGCAGAAAATATAGTTATAAGAGGAAAGTATATTAAAGTTATAAAAGAAACACTAACAGAAGAAGAATTAGAAGATTTATATTATAGTTACAATATAGATCATCATGATACATTTTTTAAAGCTACCAAATTAAGAGATAAAGTAGTATTAGGTTTAATGTTGTTTCAAGGATTAACAGCAATAGAAATTTATAGTTTACAGGAATATCATTTACAATTACAAAAGGGTATTATAGAAATCCCAAGAACAAGAAGAAGTAATCCAAGAACTCATAAACTACAATCTTTACAAATGTTGACAATATTAGAATATATAAACACAACAAGAAATTATTTAGCCAAACGAATACAAACAAGTAATAATGAACAATTAATTTATGGAAGTAGCCATCAAATAAATGCTATCACAGGAAGAATTATAAAAAAGTTAAAAGTATATAATAACAAAGTAATCAGTTACTCACAGATAAGAAGTAGTATTATAATTAATTGGTTACAACATTATAATTTACGAAAAGTACAATACTTAGCAGGACACAGATATATAAGTTCTACAGAAAAATATGTACAAGATAATTTAGAATCTTTACATGAAATCGTAAACAACTTCCATCCGATTAATTAA
- a CDS encoding tyrosine-type recombinase/integrase, whose protein sequence is MKKLKLTNHSYKVVLQSFKEWLSILGYSTSTIYHSPIYLQEFFYWLESKGINDIRSIRREDITNYYSYLKQRPNESYGGALSKASLNSHLGALKQLNEYLKKHQSKGLSIHLRFEKTEKLCSTDIVTQSEIKELFKATVYSSTIEHICLRDKAMLVVLYSCGLRRNEAVQLNLNDVFFDKERILVRKGKNYKERYVPLNLYNLDILEQYIYESRPQFYNSKGHEALFINQQGGRMGGQSFKLRLRAILKATNNKELQEKKITPHKLRHSIATHLLEQGAAIESVSQFLGHGSLESTQVYTHLLKEISI, encoded by the coding sequence ATGAAAAAATTAAAGTTAACAAATCATAGCTATAAGGTAGTATTACAAAGTTTTAAAGAATGGTTATCTATCTTAGGTTACAGCACTAGTACAATCTATCACTCACCAATTTACTTACAAGAATTTTTTTATTGGTTAGAAAGTAAAGGTATTAATGATATAAGAAGCATAAGAAGAGAAGATATTACAAATTATTATAGTTACTTAAAACAAAGACCTAATGAGAGTTATGGAGGAGCATTAAGTAAAGCAAGTTTGAATAGTCATCTTGGAGCATTAAAACAACTTAACGAGTATTTAAAGAAACATCAAAGTAAAGGATTATCAATACACTTACGTTTTGAAAAAACAGAAAAGTTGTGTAGTACAGATATTGTTACGCAATCCGAAATAAAAGAACTTTTTAAAGCAACGGTATATAGCAGTACAATTGAACATATATGTTTACGAGATAAAGCAATGTTAGTTGTGTTGTATAGTTGTGGATTAAGAAGGAATGAAGCAGTACAATTAAACTTGAACGATGTGTTTTTTGATAAAGAACGAATCTTAGTAAGAAAAGGTAAAAATTATAAAGAGCGTTATGTACCATTAAATTTATATAACCTGGATATTTTAGAACAGTACATTTACGAATCTCGTCCACAGTTTTACAACTCAAAAGGTCATGAAGCTTTATTTATCAATCAGCAAGGTGGCAGAATGGGAGGACAAAGTTTTAAACTTCGTTTACGAGCAATATTAAAAGCAACCAATAATAAGGAACTACAGGAAAAGAAAATCACACCGCATAAATTACGTCACAGTATCGCCACTCATTTATTAGAACAAGGCGCAGCCATAGAATCTGTTAGTCAGTTCTTAGGTCATGGTTCTTTAGAATCTACTCAAGTGTACACACATTTATTAAAAGAAATTAGTATATGA